The window GGATGGGGAAGGCCAAAGAGGGTTGAGGTCATCTCCATTGATAAGACGAGTGCCATTTCTCTTTCGGATAGTAAGAATGGTGGTGGAGGTGTTGAGGTTGGCTTGGTTTTGAAGAAACACTATATGGAGGCCTTTGATGCTCTGTTTTCTAGCCTAGTGCATTAGTCTGGACCAAGAAAAACATGGATTTCGCAATTCTCAGTCACAGATGTCCTTGGTTTTTTGTGCTTTCTTTTATCATTAGTCATTTGGATCTCTATTACTTCCATTTTCGTTAAGACATGTGACCTAGAGGCATGGCTACTCATTCTCATTATGTTGTTTAATAATATGTTTTATTTATTTATTTGTTATGTTGCATGTACTTTTTTGCTCGATATTTACTGATATGTCAATCGACACTAAACATTTCCATTGAAATTTTTGTAGATAGGAGCAACAAAAACTACGCAAGTATGCAAAACCAAAATTAGGAACCTTAAGAACTTTATGTAGTATGCAAGTGTGCCATAGCTGATCCATCCATTCATGCAATATGCCTGGTTTGATTTATGTATATTTGCGTCTGGATTTAAACATATAGAGACATTTGCAATACTCTTATCCGAAACGTTGTTGCATCGTAAATTCATGCATGATGCACCTTAATTATGAATTATAGATATCAATACGTACAAATTATGCACAACATTATTTGGAGATCATAATCAATCATACACAGACCAAGGGTGAAAGTCTACCTTTAACATTTTTTGATATGCTCTGGCTCATCATGTATTCATGTTTATACTAGTAAAACGCCTCTACTTCTACCAAACGTCTTCCGCCATTCGGGTATATCCCAAACTCAAAACCTCCCTCTGTCTAATCTTCAATCACCGCTTCCTACCTCTCACCGGAAACCTCACCAGGCCGCAAGGTTTCCTCAAACCCGTTCTCAGTTACGTACCGAATTAATGACGTACGTACGTATTTTTAAACTATATATTTACCTTACAGTAGAAAGGAATGGATCAATACCACCGCTTCAACTTGAGATAGCTAGCTACGTATGTATATACGTCAACACTAGCTCCCTGCTTCCTTCCCAGATCACGTACGTACACGACACTGTAGCCACATATAACATGCATATCCCGAGTTCCCGACTCCAATAAGAGCACATAGTTATCTAAACGACTAACTAGCCTACCTTCATACCGAAAATAGCACGCCGTACATTTTTTCTGGTTCATACTCCAGCAGAAAACTAGGATAACACACATCCACACACACACACCTCTTATCCTCTTAGGATCAGCCATAGTGGCACACACATCTATATTTCTCTATAAAAGACGCGATGCAAATTTGATCGAATGATTATTAGCTTAGAAGCCTTGAACACTTACGTACCCAGCGTCTTCTTGCCTTTATCTAATGCCGCCGCAAACAAACACATCGGTTAAGGTAGTCGAGGTTTGCAGGGTCACACCGCAACCAGGCTCCTTGGACTCCAAGGCCGTCACACCAAATCTTTCCCTTCCTTTAACCTACTTTGACCTCTTTTGGCTGAGGTTTCCTCCTGTTGAGCGGCTTTACTTCTATGAATCGACATCTTCTCCCTCTGATTCCGTACTTGAAAATCTCAAAACCTCCCTCTCTCTAGTTCTCCAACACTTCCTACCTCTTGCCGGAAACCTAACTTGGCCCCAAGACTCCGACACCCCCGTCCTCACCTACGTCGAAGGCGACGCCGTGTCACTCACAATAGCCGAGTCCGATGCTGATAACTTTGACAACCTTTCAAGCTACGGTGACTTTGTTGAAGCCAGAGATTATCATCCTCTAGTTCCAAAATTGGATGTCACTCACTCACGAGCTGCAGCTATCGCATTGCAAGTAACCCTATTTCCGAGTCGCGGCTTTGTCATCGGAACAACCATGCACCATGCAATCCTTGACGGCAAAACCTCAACCTCGTTTGTCAAATCATGGGCTCATGCATGCAAGCATATCATACTTAACAATGGCGTTTCGACTGACTCGGACTTTTCATTACCGGATCAGCTCAAGCCGTTTTATGACAGAACGGTGGTTCATGACCCGACTGGACTCGGACTCGGGTCTCTCTACGCAAATGAGTGGCGAAAAATGGACGGGCCAGACAACAAAAGCGTAATGATATGGGATATGAAAGCTCCACCACCAGAATCAGTTCGAAGAATCTATGAATTTACGCGCCCAAAAATACAAACCCTAAGGCAAATAGTACTGGTTTCGCATCCAATACTTCATTTGTCGACATTTACTCTAGTATGTGCCTATATGTGGGTTTGTTTAGTCAAGGCACAAGGAGTAGACGCTGAAAAACTGACGATTCAGGCCTTTAGCGTGGACTGTAGGGCTCGTTTGGATCCTCCTATACCAGCAAACTATTTCGGAAACTGCGTAACAGGTGCGGCGGGGTTCGTGAAAGCGAAGGAGTTGCTGGGTGAAGATGGGTTGGTTGTGGCGGTGAGGGCAATTAGTGAAGCTATACAGGGTTTGGAGAAAGGGGTTTTGAATGGAGCTGAGGTTTGGGTTTCGAAAATGAAGGACTTTGTGCAGGCAGAGGGAGTGTACTCTACCGCTGGCTCGCATAGGTTTCAGATTTATGAGACGGATTTCGGATGGGGAAGGCCGAAGAAGGTTGAGGTGGTTTCGATAGATAGAACTGGAGCGATTTCGCTTTCGGAATCGAAGAACGGCGGTGGAGGTGTTGAGGTTGGGGTGGTTTTGAGAAAACATGTCATGGAAGCTTTTGCTTCTCTGTTTGCTAAAGGTTTTGGAGACCATTAATGGAAGTGTGTAACTACGTTTTCGATTATTATGCTTTCTTTTTGTTGGGTACCTAATAAGTTTTGTAGACAGACAGAATTGATTAATTAAAGATTAATGAACGACAAGACAATTTCAAATTGAGTCTTTGTTTTGTTTTTTGCTAACTTCATAATGTTCCTAATAGTTTCGTTATATTTCCTAAGATTTTCTACGTATTCAATCCATGGAGTTTAAGTAGTGGGTTGTCTTTATCATTAGGTGGTAGAAGGCATATTAATCAATCACAAATACTTTTATCTGAAATCATTCTAATTCTCATTCTCATACTGTTATCTGAAATCATTCTAAACACATGAATTTGATTCCCCGAGCTATTATTTCATTTCATTGCAGGTGCCTTTATTGTTCGAATTTTATTTAATTATGGGCACTTGCTTCCACTAATTCAACCTCTATGTATTGGAAATTCTATCATACTGGACGATATGTTATGTGACATGCTTTGAAAGAAAAAGTTTATAAAACAAAACACCAAACTATCCCGTGCAAAAACATGTGCCATTATTTGTATCAGTGTATGTAGGTCATACCGTCTGACAATCCCCTCTATTTATAGGATGTGGTTTTGATTTGGCAGGCCAAACTAGTCTAAGATATGGAACTAGGCCCAAAACGAAGTGAACCTGAGCCCACTTTTGACCTTGTCAAAAGAACATTTGTCTGAAAACCGTGAAGAAAACCTGAAAATTGAGTCTGAGAGAAAATTCAATGCGGGCGCCTTCTTCGCTTTCAGCTTTATGTTATTTTCTCATAAATTCCCCCACGATTTAGTTTATTTACAGATATGTATCCGGCCGTACGTATCAGACGTGCATCATGTCGTTTTCCGTCATTTCCAGCCATATATATACGATAATATATATATTCTTAACCAGAAAGCTATGTTGCACGAACACAAGCACAAACACAGCGACACGATGACACGGTAAAATTCAAAAATTGAGTTTCCAACACGGCAAATAGAATAATATATTTATGTATTTTTAATATATACAAAAATATTTAAGTTCATTACATTCAAATTTTTTCTTTATTTTTTGTCTAAATTCAATCTATTGCCATAAACATATTAAAATAACATAAAAAAAAATCAAATGCAAGTCATTAAAGACAATCAAATGGGCAGATATAGGCAGCAACTTAGTAACACGACATCCCTTTAACACCTAATAGACAAGATAAATTTCAATCATTCCATAATCCATTTGAACTTAAAAAAAGAAAAAAGAAACATATATATATATATATTAATAATTGATGACGTGACGTGTCGAAGGCTAAGGTAATGTGTCGGTCAACGTGTCGGAAAAGTCAACATTTTTTGACACATCACATGACGTGTTAGACACTCCGACACTCCAAGGGTGCAAAGTGTCCCGTGCAACATAACCGGAAAGGCACCGGCTACGCATTAGTATATCTGGAATCGACCGTACACGCGTGAAACGGCCCGATACGTCTAAAAACGTATCCGTAAATAAACAGATACGTGGGGCAATAATAACTTTCGTCCCTAGTGTTTTTTTCTTTTTTTTGTTTTGTTTCGTCCTAGTGTTTAGTGCTTAGCAGAATTGCAGAAATAAGAAAAGCTCTCAAAAAAAAGAAAGAGAAAAGAAAAAAAGAAAAGCGCGCAAACGACTAGCTGAGTTCGATCTTTCACAAGTTTGGGAAGCCGCCATGGCAGCGGAGAAGGCTGAAGACGCGGCGATTCCGGCGGCAGCTCCGCCTGGCCGTTACATCAACAAGTGGGCACAAGGCCTTCGCCGTCACCGTCAACGAGAAAGGTCTCAGACTCTCAGGTACCCACCTTCAAACTAAGCCCTGTGAGAAATTTGGTTGCTTTGTGATTTTGGTGAATTGGGTTTTGAATTAGGTTTTGGTTTTGGTTTGTGAAGACGATTGGAGAATGATTCAGGATTCTAACTCTTTAGTGCATGCTTAATTTTCATCTAAGTTCTAATGTGGATAATTAGTAATCTAATGGGGGAACTTTTATATGAGGATCAGAGTTGCTTTCAGTACATATCATAGCAAATGTTGCTTCACTACTTTTCAAATGTGCATCAATGTTCTATGCCAACGTTATCTCTATAAAAATCTGCACTAAGAAGTGGATTCTGCACTCTATGTGACGGCTTTTATCATGTCGTGAATTCTGCTGTCTCTCTTACTTTCTTGTCTTGCTGATACACTCCATGTACAAGATTTTCTTTTTATGAACTTTTGTTGACTTACTGTAAAGAATAGAAATTATAGCTACTAAGTGATATAAAGTTGTCAATGAAGGTCCTTATTTGGTTTCTGATGAGGGAAAATCTAAGTGTTCATGTGTGAGTCGTGAAGACGTTTCAAAAATGATAGTAAGAGGTGATCTTTCATGTGTTACATGGCCTATGTCTCACTCTTGTGTTACTAGCCCTCCTCTCTCTCCATGTTAAATTTTCAAATATTTGTATTTTGACTGCAATGTTTACCTGGTCATTTGATTGCAGGATCTTGAAATGGAGGTAAAACAGGAGCCCTTTCATAGAAGAACAGATTTGATGATAAACAAGAAAAAACAGGTAAACGTTTGTCTCTTTTGCTATATTCTGATTTCTGAATAAAGTTTGCTGTGTAAAGCATAGACCAGGCGTTGCATACGTTTTTCAATTCTATTTTTAATTAGTATAATTCTTTTGCCTGTTTCTACCTGATCAGTATTCCATGATTTTCATCTATATTATGTTACTGATTTAGCTTGAGACATTATGTTTGACATCCTTGGAATCTGGTTCTTTTTACCCTTTACGTGTCTATAGTTTTGTTTGTCATATCTACTTTCTGAATTTTAATCGTACTATTGCACTCGTGTAATACATATATGCCATGCAGACGATGAAAACTTTCCATATGGAAGGGTGTGTGGTGTGTCTTTGTTAACTTCTGCTGCAATCCTGAGCCTTTGAAGGGAAAGCTGGAGATTTTGAATGCAGGGGAGTTCAGCATTTGCAGCAACAACTCGCGAGATGACAGCTTTGGAGTCGGTCATCACTTCCAAACAGGTAATCTTCAAATTGAAGTGTTCATTTCACCTTACCTTTTGAGTTACAATTTACATGGGCTAATAATAACATTCTACTACACACGATGTCATTTTAAATTCACCTTAGTATGGTTAAACAACCTATCTAATTAGTTTTGAAATAAATCGTAGTTCATTGTCTGTAAATGGGAACACTTTCATGATCCCTCCCCATCCAGGAAAGGTTATATATTAGAGACAATATTCCTCCAGGTCATCCAAATTTGTGTCCTTTGGCTCAAAGATATGGTTTACTTAACTCAAAATGCATAAACACTCCATTCCATAGGTTTTGGACAAAAATTATTGTTCTGATTATTATAGGGGATATTGAACTGTTCAATCTGCTATAAAGGAAGATAAACTGTTCAAAACTACCTAAGAAGAAACAGAGGAGAACAATGATAACATAGTTTCCTTACAAGTGACACTATATATATACTGTATGGATAGGTAAAAGTCATCAGTTTATTCTTCATGGCATTATGAAAAGTGATTGATATAATTGTCTAAAAGAAAAGGAGTAACCACTTTAATAGATAATATGCCCACTCATGTCATGCAGCATTTATTCTATGATTTTTATCTGCTTACAAATGTTTATTCTATCTTTAAATCATGATGTATTGTCCCCATACACTTTCTTATGCAAAAAAGGTATAATGGTTGATGATTGCCATATATTAAAACTACAGAAATAATATCACCAACTAGTACGTACCGTTTTAGTTGAAATCAGGGGAAAGGAAAACTGGTTCAATCTCTAGTCTGTCTCTCCAATGGCACATCCAAACTCACTTGTAAATGTGGTGGAAGTTTGCAGGGTCGCTCCAAACCCAGGTTCACCAGACTCAGCCACACCAGATTTCCTTCCTCTAACCTTGTTTGATATACGTTGGTTAAGGTTTGCACCGGTGCAGCGCCTGTACTTCTATGAAATATTTTCCACTGATTCCATAGTCCCCAAACTCAAAGCCTCCCTCTCTCTCACACTCCAACACTTTCTGCCCCTTGCTGGAAACCTCACTTGGCCCCAAGACTCCCTCAAACCCATTCTCCGTTATGCCAAAGGCGACACCATTTCACTTACTGTAGCTGAATCCGCTGCTGATTTTGGCCATCTTTCAAGCAATTACGACTTGCTTGAAGTCCAAGAATACCATCCTCTTGTACCCCAATTGGAAGTATCTCATGATCAATCTGCGGTATTGGCATTGCAAGTCACCGTCTTCCCCAACAGAGGCTTTACCATTGGAACATCGATGCACCATGCTGTTTTGGATGGTAAAACTTCAACCTCCTTCCTTAAGTCATGGGCTCACATATGCAAACATGAAGAACCGGGATCTTCATCTAGTTTGTTGTTACCAGATGAGCTAAAGCCATTTTATGACAGAATGGTCATCCAAGACTTGGCAGAGCTTGGGGCACTCTACTCGGACCAATACCGAAACATGGAGGGCCCCAACAATAGAAGCTTGATGGTTTGGAATCTTCAAGCTCCACCAGAGTCAATTCGAGGTACCTTCAAGCTCTGTTATGCAAAAATACAAAAACTAAGGCAATATGTCATGACTAGGATGGCAATGAAGAAACAATATGATGATTCTGAATCTTCAGTACTTCATTTATCAACGTTTTGTCTAGCATGTGCCTATACCTGGGTTTGCTTAGTCAAAACTCAAGAAGCCAAAGAAGATAAGACAAGACTCATATTTCCGGTGGACTGCAGATCTCGCCTAGACCCTCCTATACCTGCAACATATTTTGGTAACTGCATAGCAGGCCGTTTGGCAATTGCAGAAACAAAAGGGCTATTGGGAGAAGATGGATTGGTTGTGGCTGTGAATGCAATCATTGAAGCTATAAAAAGTTTGGATTATGGAGTCTTGAATGGGGCAGAGAATTGGGTTTCAAGATTGTGCACTGTGCTGAGTGATAGAGTAGCTTCAGTTGCTGGCTCACATCGGTTTGGTGTTTATGAAACTGACTTTGGGTGGGGAATACCAAAGAAAGTTGATCTTGTTTCTATAGATAGGACAGGAGCAATCTCCCTTTCAGATACCAATAATGGTGATAGAGGTTTGGATGTTGGATTGGTTTTACAAAAACATTATATAGATGTTTTTGCATCACAATTTGCCAAAGGTCTTGAAAACCTTTGAAGCAATAATAATGGTGTTAATGTTGTTGCCCTTGTTTGGCAACTGCAGAAACAAAATGGCTGTTACGATCAGCAACTTTTCTTCATTGAAATTTTTTTCTGTAGTGCTGAGAATCTGATGGGTGAAGTCCGGTATATGATCCCGGAGTCCAGCATTTGCCTAGAGATTAAGGTAGAGATAGATCCAGAGTCACACATCACTGAGTTGTGTCAAACCGGACACTGGTGTTCACCTCACATTCAATTGTATGTGAATCCTCCTTTCATCACTTGGTATTAAATTTGAGATGAAATTATATTGGTAGATAAGTGCATACCGTTCCTAGTTTAATATTCCCACACATACCATGCATGTTGTGATTGTTGTCAACCATGTATTTCTTTAAACAGTGTCTATCAGTAACCTACAATAATTTCAGAAATAGACTATAATTCACTTGTGTTGGATAGAAATATTATATATTTGCATTAAAAATACAGACGAAATATTATATAGGCAATTAGAATTTGTGAGTACTCGTGTTTGTAGTATATGTTGTGGTATTGTTAAATGGCTTTGATCGGCCTTATCAGTGAGGGTATTTGGATAATGATTCATTCTTTGCCCTTGCCACAAATCCAGTCTACCACTCCAAGCTCAAACACATTGAAGTGGATGTGCATTTTACCTCAAGTGAGCTGGTGCTCTCGGTCCCTTTAAGGTAGAATGGTGTTCTGTCACCCAATAAACTGTTACAGAGGAGCTAATATCGCTTAATCGTAAATTATTAAAAGAAAAAAGAAAAAAAAGTGAGCTGGTGCTCTCAGGTGCTCTCTGACTGCAATTCATTGCCTCCAGAGAACAACGCTGATCTCTTTAGTCTTTACTAAAGGATTGCGTTCTCCTCAGCATAATATATTACTTTTGTGACAGCTTGAAGGGGGTGGTTAGTTCAATCGTTGACAATTCACGCTGCTACAGTCTAAAATAATGTGAGCTCAATCATTCAAATCAAGCCTCATATTTTCTTCAGCCATTTTCTCTCTCTCTCCATCTGTGCTAAACTTTCAATAGATAGTTAGAAACTTGCCATTTTCTATCTCTTTGCTCCTTCGTAAGTAATGGCAAACTTATCAGTGAAGAAAGTTGAGGTCTGCAGGGTGGCACCAAAACAAGGTTCACCGGAGAACCAATCATCACTTCCTCTAACATTTTTCGACTTACTCTGGCTCCGGTTTCCACCCGTAGAACTCCTCTACATCTACCAAACCTCTTCCACCGATTCCGTACTTTCCCAACTCAAAACCTCCCTCTCTTTAGCTCTCCAACACTTCCCACCTCTCGCCGGAAACCTCATCTGGCCGCAAGATTCCCTCAAACCTCTCCTAAGCTACGTTCAAGGCGACGCGGTCTCAGTCACTGTAGCCGAGTCCGATGCTGATTTCGACCACCTCATAAACAGTGTCCTTCTTGCAGCCAAAGATTTTAGTCCTCTTGTTCCTCAGCTGGATGTCACTGATGACCGAGCCGCCGCGATGGCATTGCAAATCACTGTCTTTCCCAACCGCGGCTTCTCCATCGGAACGGCCATGCACCACGCAATCCTTGACTGGAAAACTTGGGCCATGTTTGTCAAGGCATGGGCTCATATA of the Fragaria vesca subsp. vesca linkage group LG6, FraVesHawaii_1.0, whole genome shotgun sequence genome contains:
- the LOC101293114 gene encoding phenolic glucoside malonyltransferase 2-like translates to MAHPNSLVNVVEVCRVAPNPGSPDSATPDFLPLTLFDIRWLRFAPVQRLYFYEIFSTDSIVPKLKASLSLTLQHFLPLAGNLTWPQDSLKPILRYAKGDTISLTVAESAADFGHLSSNYDLLEVQEYHPLVPQLEVSHDQSAVLALQVTVFPNRGFTIGTSMHHAVLDGKTSTSFLKSWAHICKHEEPGSSSSLLLPDELKPFYDRMVIQDLAELGALYSDQYRNMEGPNNRSLMVWNLQAPPESIRGTFKLCYAKIQKLRQYVMTRMAMKKQYDDSESSVLHLSTFCLACAYTWVCLVKTQEAKEDKTRLIFPVDCRSRLDPPIPATYFGNCIAGRLAIAETKGLLGEDGLVVAVNAIIEAIKSLDYGVLNGAENWVSRLCTVLSDRVASVAGSHRFGVYETDFGWGIPKKVDLVSIDRTGAISLSDTNNGDRGLDVGLVLQKHYIDVFASQFAKGLENL
- the LOC101292817 gene encoding phenolic glucoside malonyltransferase 2-like; this encodes MPPQTNTSVKVVEVCRVTPQPGSLDSKAVTPNLSLPLTYFDLFWLRFPPVERLYFYESTSSPSDSVLENLKTSLSLVLQHFLPLAGNLTWPQDSDTPVLTYVEGDAVSLTIAESDADNFDNLSSYGDFVEARDYHPLVPKLDVTHSRAAAIALQVTLFPSRGFVIGTTMHHAILDGKTSTSFVKSWAHACKHIILNNGVSTDSDFSLPDQLKPFYDRTVVHDPTGLGLGSLYANEWRKMDGPDNKSVMIWDMKAPPPESVRRIYEFTRPKIQTLRQIVLVSHPILHLSTFTLVCAYMWVCLVKAQGVDAEKLTIQAFSVDCRARLDPPIPANYFGNCVTGAAGFVKAKELLGEDGLVVAVRAISEAIQGLEKGVLNGAEVWVSKMKDFVQAEGVYSTAGSHRFQIYETDFGWGRPKKVEVVSIDRTGAISLSESKNGGGGVEVGVVLRKHVMEAFASLFAKGFGDH